Genomic window (Phragmites australis chromosome 5, lpPhrAust1.1, whole genome shotgun sequence):
AAGACGTGAACTGACAATGCAAGTGTGTGGATGCAACACCGCTGTAAAAGTGTTTTTAAACCCCTTGGAGCCTCAACCAGCTGAGCATCCAACTTAAAGCTCACAGTTCAAACACGCACTACCAAGCAAAACAAAGTAGATCAAAAAGCCTGCCGGCAGAGCAAAGGtacccttctctctctctctagtgcTCCTACTTAATTATCCGCTTTAGCTTGTTAATTTCTGTAACTCTGTCAGGGTTCTCAATAGAATGGGGTGTCCACCTTCcgtttctgaaaaagaaaaaagaaaattgacTAATAATCTTAGAAGATAGCACACACTTGCATGCTGTAGAAGAATTCGAGAGGATTGTAAGCTTGCTCATAGCTCTGATCATAGCATGAACGCAACTTAGTTCCTCTAGAAATACGCCGTCAAGTTTATGCTTTATTTTTGCAGGTGACGATTAAGTGCCTCATGTGTTACTTCAAGCAGCCGGCGAAACTCGCCGTGCTTATAGTACTGCCGTTGCTACTGCTTTGTTATGGAATTGGCAACATCCATTGCTATGCAGTTCATGAGAACAGCGAAGATTTTCACTCACTACTAGAATTCAAACGGGGTATCACCAGCGATCCAAAAGGAGCCTTGAGCAATTGGAACCCCGATACCCACTTCTGTCAGTGGAATGGTGTGAACTGCAGCTCAACGCGACCATGGCGCGTCACGGAGCTCAACCTCACCGGACAAAACTTGGCTGGCCAAATCTCACCCTCTCTTGGAAACCTGACCTCCCTTGACACGCTTCATCTTGAAAGCAACCTTTTAAACGGCGTTATTCCTGACGCACTAACAAACTGTTCCAACTTAGCCTACCTAGATCTATCTTATAACAACCTCACGGGTGTTATTCCTCCTAAAATAGGTTTTCTTACCAAGCTAGCAGGTATCAACCTTATCCATAACAATCTCACCGGGGGCATCCCAGCGGCCCTCGGAAACATCACTACTTTACTAGTACTTGCTCTTTCAGAAAATCAACTCAATGGAAGAATTCCCCACGAGATTTGGCAAATGTCAAACATAGTGCAGTTGTACCTAGACCAAAATAACCTATCAGGTGGAATCCCACAAACTCTATCTAATATATCTTCTCTTCAGGAATTATCCTTGGCGAGCAATATGCTAGGCAACACATTGCCATCTAACATTGGCGATGCCCTTCCTAATCTCACGTTATTGTACTTGGGAAGCAACCATTTTGACGGTCACATTCCAGCTTCCCTAGGCAATCCGTCAGGTCTAGAACAAATAGATCTATCAAGTAATTATTTCACTGGCCAAATCCCAAGCTCTTTTGGGAAGCTTTTACAGCTGAATTATCTAAACCTTGGGGAAAACAAGCTTGAAGCAAGGGATAATGAAGGCTGGGAATTCTTCCATGCCCTGGCAAATTGTAGTTTCCTAAATGAACTTTATTTGTCTAATAATCAGCTACATGGAGCCATACCAAATTCGATTGCTAATTTGTCCACCAATCTTACACATCTACAAATGGGTGGAAACAACCTATCAGGAATAGTCCCCCCaagtataaaaaaattgaatggtTTAATTCGCCTCGCACTAGATTTCAACAATCTTACCGGTACAATTGAAGACTGGATCGGAAAGCTGACGAATCTGCAACATTTAAATCTCCGATCGAACAACTTCATTGGGACAATTCCACCTTCCATTAGCGATCTTACACAGTTGATATTTCTCTCTCTTGCGAACAATAAACTCACTGGTTTTGTGCCACCTAGCTTGGGACCTTAAACCAATATTGATGTTGAACCTTAGCTATAACAGTTTCCAAGGAAGCATACCTGCTGAGTTTGGTAACTTTAGACAACTCACTGAATAGACCTTTCAGCAAACAAATTTAGTGGAGAAATTCCTGAAACTTTGGGCCAGTTTCAACAGATATACACCATTCGAATAGACCAAAATTGTCTTACAGGAAACATTCCAATTACCTTCAGCAATCTAAAGAGCTTGAGCCTGCTCAATCTTTCCCATAACAATTTATCAGGCCCCATGCCAACTTGTCTAAATGATCTAAAGTCTCTCACTAAACTAGACCTTTCTTACAATAATTTCCAAGGAGAAATACCAAACAGTGGTATATTTGATAATGCTACAATTGTTTCACTCGATGGCAACCGGGGACTGTGTGGAGGAGCCATGGATTTGCATATGCCCGCATGCCATGTTGTATGTAGAAGGAAAGTAGAAATCGTAAACTAAATGGTCAAAATATTGATCCCAATATTTGGGTTCATGTCACTCATAATGTTCATTTACATTATAATCCATGGGAACAAGACATCAAGAGGACCATACATATTGCTGCTTTCTTTCGGTAAGCAATTCCCTAAAGTTTCTTACAAGGACCTAGCCCAAGCTACAGGAAACTTCTCCGAGTCAAACCTAGTAGGGAGAAGAAGCTATGGATCAGTTTACAAAGGAAATTTGACTCAAGCTAAAATGCAAGTGGCTATTAAGGTTTCTGTCCTTGAGATGAGGTATGCAGACAAAAGTTTCGCATCAGAATGTGAGGTGTTGAGAAGAATCCGTCACCGGAACCTTCTTTCTATCCTAACTGCTTGTTCAACAATAGACAATACAGGTAACGATTTCAAAGCGCTTATTTATGAGTTCATGCAAAATGGGAATTTGGACACATGGTTGCATCACAGACGTGCTGGTTTACCTACAAAATGTTTGGGCTTAGTTCAAAGAATGAACATAGCTGTTGGCATAGCTGACGCATTGGCCTACTTACACCATGACTGTGGAAGGCCTATTGTCCATTGTGATCTGAAACCAACTAATATCCTTCTTgatgatgatatgaatgccCATTTAGGAGACTTTGGCATTGCAAGTTTAGTTCTTGATGCTAGGTCAACAAAAGTTGGACACGCTGGTCCTAATAATTCAGTCCCTGTGACGGGAACTATCGGATACATCGCTCCaggtactctctctctctctctctctctctctctctctctctctctctctctctatatatatatatatatatatatatatatatatatatatatatatatattgtcaaGTCCTGTATTTGTAAAAGGCAATCTGTTATGCACATGAATATTTTGACTTTAGATTGAACTAATCAGTGGTTTTATGTTTATTTTCAGAGTATGCTCAAAGTATTCATGCATCAACCTGTGGGGATGTTTACAGTTTTGGAATAGTACTTTTGGAGATGATAATAGGCAAAAGACCAACCGATTCTGTGTTTGAGGATGAACTCACCATGGTTAGCTTTGTGGAGAGGAACTTTCCAGATaaattgttacatattattgatgtccATCTCCGAGAAGAATGCAAGGGCTTTATCCAAGCAGCAGTGGAATCAAAAAATGAGGCGGATCGATGTTTCTTGTCTCTCCTGCAAGTTGTTCTTTCTTGCACGCGTCTATCGCCAAGAGAACGAATGAACATGAGAGAAGTAGCCATCAACTTGCACTCAATCAGAAGGTCATATGTTCGAGCGATCAAGGACGAGCAAGTTCTTGTTTGCTAGATGGATTTACAACACTCCATGGAGCTTGGATATTAGCTTAGTTTTTCTGTCAACACAGTAGCCAATAATCATAAAGATGAGATTAGCAACGAGTGGCATGCTGAAATTGATGAGCTGCCCTGCGCCCCTGCTAGGAAGCTATATGTGGTGGGCTACAAGTCGTTTATCTGTGCCTCGTGTTGTTCCCCTCAGGGCGACTCACCTCCGCCGTCTAGCGTCCCCCCTGCCGCATCCTGCCTGGCCGTCGTCGCCATCGGCGCCCTGCTCCGGCGgcagcgcccccccccccccccccccctcttttttCCCCTCCTTTTCTCCTCTCCTGCTCGATGGTTCTTCTCCGTCATTTGGGGATTGCCGGGCCGTGATCCTCTCGCCGGATCTACCCCGGCAGCTCCGTTGCTTTGCCCGAGCTGCACACGTCGCATTGAGCATGGTCGCGGCGGTGCTGGTCACCGTGTGCGTCCCTGTTGTGCTCCCGGCCGGATCCGGGTTGCGTGGGCATGTTGCGCACCCTTGGCACAGCCACGGTGGCTGCCTCCTTGCGAAGCCACCATCGTGGGTATGGCCATTAACACGAGGCAGCTCGTTTGGCACTGCAGGGCGCCATGCTGCTGGGCGATGTGGCCGTTGCGCTCCGTGTGAGCGCgggagggggggagggggtaaCGCGGTGACCTGCTTTCGGGCACCCGATGTCGCGGGGCCTTCAGTTCGCTTCGGCGTCGGTGCTGGTAGCGGTGGGCGGTGACCTGTTGCCTTTAGCGGGTCCGCTTGCATGGCGCCTTCGGCGGTGGTCACCCCTCCTTCTGCTGCTCTGCCTAGCATTCGGTGGAGGTGGCACCGTGCCAGTCTCGGCTCTTAGCGTTTGcgttgctcctccccttgcccgACCTCCTCTTCTGTAGGTTAGGCCTGTGGGGAACTTCATGACACTGGGATGGCCGTGAGATGGTGCAGTTGTGAGGTTATGGCGTTGCGTCCGATGGTGGCGGCACCGTGTTGGTCTCGATGCCTGGCGTTTGCGTTGCTCCTCCCCTTGTCCGGCCTCCCCCTCTTCTACAGGTTGGGCCTGTGGGGAGCTTCGTGATGCTGGGATGAGCGTGGGATAGCGTGGCTGTGAGGTGGTGGCGTTGCTGCTACTTTGGGCATGGACCTTGCGTAGGTTGGCCGTGCGCAAGGGGCGGGAAGTGGGAGCTGGCGACGCCCTCGGGTGTCGTTCTCCTTCTTGGAGGCGTTGTCAGGGCGTCTCCCCACTCCCCTCCCCTGGACCTTCTAGGTGAAAACCTTGTTCGGGCAACTGGACGGGCGACAACGGTGACTCGATATCAtgtcctccttggaggcgtcgCTCTGCAGCTGCAATTCTCGCGTTACGGTGGTCATCGGCTTAGTGATGGCTTGGTCAAGTTTGATTTGAGCCATCGGTTTCTTCTGTAGGTTTTCCCCTACGTCCTTGATTCACGGCAGCTCTTCATTCTTGATTGGCGCTTCTTGACAGTGATTTGTTCCAATGCGTGCTCCTCCGAAGCGATGTGCTACTGACTTTTGTGACAAAGAGATGCGGCGTGGGAGCAAGGCTCCGCCGATCAAGCTGTGTTATGGCAGCGTGGGAGCAGAGCTCTGCCGACCAAGTTGTGAAGGAGATAGTCATTTGGTTGGTTAGCGCACGAGTTGAGCTGGGTTGGACCTGTTTGTTGTTTGGTTGCGCCTTTTGGTGTGGG
Coding sequences:
- the LOC133919311 gene encoding putative receptor-like protein kinase At3g47110 isoform X2, with the translated sequence MVKILIPIFGFMSLIMFIYIIIHGNKTSRGPYILLLSFGKQFPKVSYKDLAQATGNFSESNLVGRRSYGSVYKGNLTQAKMQVAIKVSVLEMRYADKSFASECEVLRRIRHRNLLSILTACSTIDNTGNDFKALIYEFMQNGNLDTWLHHRRAGLPTKCLGLVQRMNIAVGIADALAYLHHDCGRPIVHCDLKPTNILLDDDMNAHLGDFGIASLVLDARSTKVGHAGPNNSVPVTGTIGYIAPEYAQSIHASTCGDVYSFGIVLLEMIIGKRPTDSVFEDELTMVSFVERNFPDKLLHIIDVHLREECKGFIQAAVESKNEADRCFLSLLQVVLSCTRLSPRERMNMREVAINLHSIRRSYVRAIKDEQVLVC
- the LOC133919311 gene encoding LRR receptor-like serine/threonine-protein kinase EFR isoform X1 → MCYFKQPAKLAVLIVLPLLLLCYGIGNIHCYAVHENSEDFHSLLEFKRGITSDPKGALSNWNPDTHFCQWNGVNCSSTRPWRVTELNLTGQNLAGQISPSLGNLTSLDTLHLESNLLNGVIPDALTNCSNLAYLDLSYNNLTGVIPPKIGFLTKLAGINLIHNNLTGGIPAALGNITTLLVLALSENQLNGRIPHEIWQMSNIVQLYLDQNNLSGGIPQTLSNISSLQELSLASNMLGNTLPSNIGDALPNLTLLYLGSNHFDGHIPASLGNPSGLEQIDLSSNYFTGQIPSSFGKLLQLNYLNLGENKLEARDNEGWEFFHALANCSFLNELYLSNNQLHGAIPNSIANLSTNLTHLQMGGNNLSGIVPPSIKKLNGLIRLALDFNNLTGTIEDWIGKLTNLQHLNLRSNNFIGTIPPSISDLTQLIFLSLANNKLTGFVPPSLGP